A single genomic interval of Musa acuminata AAA Group cultivar baxijiao chromosome BXJ3-4, Cavendish_Baxijiao_AAA, whole genome shotgun sequence harbors:
- the LOC103980463 gene encoding probable LRR receptor-like serine/threonine-protein kinase At1g06840 isoform X3 — protein sequence MIGVFLIFYGAIMTISPTCILHVAQAWSTDSLEIGALRIIRGSLIDNMNNLKSWSKGDPCTSNWTGIFCYPAPKDGYLHIRELQLLKLNLSGTLAPELGLLSHLEILDFMWNGIHGTIPKEIGNITSLKLLLQIDQNQISGPIPKSFANLRKIKHLHMNNNSLSGQIPPELSRLPILYHFLVDNNNFSGYLPPELASLPSLKILQLDNNNFSGSSIPASFSNMTMLVKLSLRNCSLQGAIPDLSQIPRLGYLDLSWNQLKGPLPSKLSIDITTIVLSHNYLNGTIPLTFSGLPKLQKLSLANNLLTGSVPSSIWQNMTFNTNDTLLLDFQNNSLTDISDDYSPPANVTILLYGNPVCDSENQLDIVHFCQLKTISEASRNSTKSKIMCRRCPVDKDYEHNPLSPMQCLCAVPLGVGFRLKSPGISDFRSYINDFEINLTSLLHLFVYQLYIDSFIWESGPRLNMQLKLFPSNVSVFNVSEILRLRGILAGWEITLSDVFGPYELLNFTLGSYASDIPDASESGLSKNAMVGILVGAVAGAIAVSVAVTVLIMRRYRGYRAISRKRSSMRTSIKINDVKCFTFEDMARATSNFSNSTQVGQGGYGKVYRGTLVDGTPVAIKRAQEGSVQGSKEFSTEIELLSRLHHRNLVSLVGYCDEQDEQMLVYEFMPNGTLRDHLSAKCTEPLSFSKRLHIALGSARGILYLHSEANPPIFHRDIKASNILLDFKFVAKVADFGLSRLAPGHDAEGITPGHISTVVKGTPGYLDPEYLLTHKLTDRSDVYSLGVVFLELLTGMRPISHGKNIVREVKTACQCGLMFSIIDSRMNAYPSECMEKFISLALGCCHDETDVRPSMSEVVRELENILHMMPEDATSEDLVTDSSKIVSVSFVSSESSGADHLVSSGIPAVAAR from the exons GCAACTGCTGAAGTTAAATCTATCGGGAACTCTGGCGCCTGAGCTTGGGCTTCTGTCTCATTTGGAAATATT GGATTTTATGTGGAACGGCATACATGGAACCATCCCAAAGGAGATAGGCAACATCACATCCTTAAAACTTCT gctgcaAATAGACCAGAACCAAATTTCTGGGCCAATACCTAAATCATTCGctaatttgagaaaaataaagcATCT GCACATGAACAACAACTCGTTGAGTGGGCAAATTCCACCAGAGTTGTCTAGACTGCCAATCTTATATCATTT CCTAGTGGATAACAATAACTTTTCTGGATATCTTCCACCAGAACTTGCATCCCTGCCATCTCTGAAAATCCT TCAGCTTGATAATAACAATTTCAGTGGCAGTTCCATTCCAGCTTCTTTCAGCAACATGACAATGCTTGTAAAATT GAGTCTCAGAAACTGCAGCTTGCAAGGAGCTATTCCAGATTTGAGTCAGATACCTCGACTGGGCTATTT GGATCTCAGTTGGAACCAGTTGAAGGGGCCATTACCATCTAAACTTTCGATTGATATAACTACCAT TGTTCTATCACATAACTACCTTAATGGAACTATACCTTTAACCTTTTCTGGACTGCCTAAACTCCAAAAATT GTCCCTTGCAAACAATCTACTTACTGGCTCTGTTCCGTCCTCTATTTGGCAGAATATGACTTTTAACACAAATGACACTCTTCTCTT GGACTTCCAGAACAATTCTCTCACTGATATATCAGATGATTAcagtcctcctgcaaatgtcacaaTCTT GCTATATGGAAATCCTGTCTGTGACAGTGAAAACCAACTCGATATAGTCCATTTTTGTCAGTTGAAGACTATAAGCGAAGCATCTAGAAATTCAACAAAGTCTAAAATCATGTGTAGGCGATGCCCAGTGGATAAAGATTATGAGCACAATCCATTATCTCCTATGCAATGTTTGTGCGCTGTACCACTTGGAGTTGGATTTCGGTTGAAAAGCCCAGGAATATCAGACTTTCGTTCATATATTAATGATTTTGAGATCAACCTGACTTCACTCCTCCACCTGTTTGTCTATCAATTGTATATTGACTCCTTTATATGGGAAAGTGGACCGAGGCTGAACATGCAGTTAAAGTTATTTCCTAGTAATGTCAGTGTTTTCAATGTAAGTGAAATCTTGAGACTCAGAGGCATCCTAGCTGGATGGGAGATTACACTTTCAGATGTTTTTGGACCATATGAGCTCCTTAACTTCACATTGGGATCTTATGCAAGTG ATATTCCAGATGCTTCAGAGTCAGGGTTAAGCAAAAATGCTATGGTAGGCATCTTGGTGGGTGCTGTTGCTGGTGCCATTGCTGTATCTGTAGCTGTTACAGTACTTATCATGAGAAGATATCGTGGTTATCGAGCCATTTCAAGAAAACGATCAT CAATGAGAACTTCAATTAAAATCAATGATGTAAAATGCTTTACGTTTGAAGACATGGCTCGAGCCACAAGCAATTTCAGCAACTCCACGCAAGTAGGCCAAGGAGGGTATGGAAAAGTATATAGAGGAACTTTAGTCGATGGAACACCTGTAGCCATAAAAAGAGCACAAGAAGGATCTGTACAAGGTTCAAAGGAGTTCTCAACAGAGATAGAGTTATTGTCAAGGTTGCATCACCGTAATTTAGTTTCTTTAGTTGGATACTGCGATGAACAAGATGAACAG aTGCTGGTCTATGAGTTCATGCCTAATGGCACTCTGCGTGATCACCTTTCTG CTAAATGTACAGAACCTCTGAGTTTTTCTAAGCGGTTGCACATTGCACTGGGTTCTGCTAGGGGCATCTTGTATCTACATAGTGAAGCAAATCCTCCAATTTTTCATCGTGATATTAAAGCAAGCAATATATTATTAGACTTCAAATTTGTTGCTAAAGTAGCTGATTTTGGTCTCTCGCGACTGGCCCCTGGACATGACGCTGAAGGCATCACCCCTGGTCATATTTCAACTGTAGTAAAGGGCACTCCA GGATACCTTGATCCGGAGTATCTTCTAACTCACAAGTTGACAGATAGAAGTGATGTCTATAGTCTTGGGGTTGTATTTTTGGAACTCTTGACTGGGATGCGTCCAATTTCTCATGGCAAAAACATAGTTAGAGAG GTGAAAACTGCCTGTCAATGTGGATTGATGTTCTCAATCATTGACAGCCGCATGAATGCTTACCCTTCGGAATGCATGGAGAAATTTATTTCTTTGGCTCTTGGATGTTGCCACGATGAGACTGATGTGAGACCGTCGATGTCTGAAGTAGTTAGGGAGTTGGAAAACATACTTCACATGATGCCTGAGGATGCTACATCAGAAGATCTGGTAACAGATTCTAGCAAGATAGTCTCAGTCTCATTTGTATCATCAGAAAGCTCAGGTGCAGATCACCTTGTCAGCAGTGGAATCCCTGCTGTTGCGGCCCGATGA
- the LOC103980463 gene encoding probable LRR receptor-like serine/threonine-protein kinase At1g06840 isoform X1, translating into MIGVFLIFYGAIMTISPTCILHVAQAWSTDSLEIGALRIIRGSLIDNMNNLKSWSKGDPCTSNWTGIFCYPAPKDGYLHIRELQLLKLNLSGTLAPELGLLSHLEILDFMWNGIHGTIPKEIGNITSLKLLLLNGNLISGPLPDEIGNLYNLNRLQIDQNQISGPIPKSFANLRKIKHLHMNNNSLSGQIPPELSRLPILYHFLVDNNNFSGYLPPELASLPSLKILQLDNNNFSGSSIPASFSNMTMLVKLSLRNCSLQGAIPDLSQIPRLGYLDLSWNQLKGPLPSKLSIDITTIVLSHNYLNGTIPLTFSGLPKLQKLSLANNLLTGSVPSSIWQNMTFNTNDTLLLDFQNNSLTDISDDYSPPANVTILLYGNPVCDSENQLDIVHFCQLKTISEASRNSTKSKIMCRRCPVDKDYEHNPLSPMQCLCAVPLGVGFRLKSPGISDFRSYINDFEINLTSLLHLFVYQLYIDSFIWESGPRLNMQLKLFPSNVSVFNVSEILRLRGILAGWEITLSDVFGPYELLNFTLGSYASDIPDASESGLSKNAMVGILVGAVAGAIAVSVAVTVLIMRRYRGYRAISRKRSSMRTSIKINDVKCFTFEDMARATSNFSNSTQVGQGGYGKVYRGTLVDGTPVAIKRAQEGSVQGSKEFSTEIELLSRLHHRNLVSLVGYCDEQDEQMLVYEFMPNGTLRDHLSAKCTEPLSFSKRLHIALGSARGILYLHSEANPPIFHRDIKASNILLDFKFVAKVADFGLSRLAPGHDAEGITPGHISTVVKGTPGYLDPEYLLTHKLTDRSDVYSLGVVFLELLTGMRPISHGKNIVREVKTACQCGLMFSIIDSRMNAYPSECMEKFISLALGCCHDETDVRPSMSEVVRELENILHMMPEDATSEDLVTDSSKIVSVSFVSSESSGADHLVSSGIPAVAAR; encoded by the exons GCAACTGCTGAAGTTAAATCTATCGGGAACTCTGGCGCCTGAGCTTGGGCTTCTGTCTCATTTGGAAATATT GGATTTTATGTGGAACGGCATACATGGAACCATCCCAAAGGAGATAGGCAACATCACATCCTTAAAACTTCT GCTTTTAAATGGCAATCTTATTTCTGGTCCTTTACCTGATGAGATTGGTAACCtttataatctgaataggctgcaAATAGACCAGAACCAAATTTCTGGGCCAATACCTAAATCATTCGctaatttgagaaaaataaagcATCT GCACATGAACAACAACTCGTTGAGTGGGCAAATTCCACCAGAGTTGTCTAGACTGCCAATCTTATATCATTT CCTAGTGGATAACAATAACTTTTCTGGATATCTTCCACCAGAACTTGCATCCCTGCCATCTCTGAAAATCCT TCAGCTTGATAATAACAATTTCAGTGGCAGTTCCATTCCAGCTTCTTTCAGCAACATGACAATGCTTGTAAAATT GAGTCTCAGAAACTGCAGCTTGCAAGGAGCTATTCCAGATTTGAGTCAGATACCTCGACTGGGCTATTT GGATCTCAGTTGGAACCAGTTGAAGGGGCCATTACCATCTAAACTTTCGATTGATATAACTACCAT TGTTCTATCACATAACTACCTTAATGGAACTATACCTTTAACCTTTTCTGGACTGCCTAAACTCCAAAAATT GTCCCTTGCAAACAATCTACTTACTGGCTCTGTTCCGTCCTCTATTTGGCAGAATATGACTTTTAACACAAATGACACTCTTCTCTT GGACTTCCAGAACAATTCTCTCACTGATATATCAGATGATTAcagtcctcctgcaaatgtcacaaTCTT GCTATATGGAAATCCTGTCTGTGACAGTGAAAACCAACTCGATATAGTCCATTTTTGTCAGTTGAAGACTATAAGCGAAGCATCTAGAAATTCAACAAAGTCTAAAATCATGTGTAGGCGATGCCCAGTGGATAAAGATTATGAGCACAATCCATTATCTCCTATGCAATGTTTGTGCGCTGTACCACTTGGAGTTGGATTTCGGTTGAAAAGCCCAGGAATATCAGACTTTCGTTCATATATTAATGATTTTGAGATCAACCTGACTTCACTCCTCCACCTGTTTGTCTATCAATTGTATATTGACTCCTTTATATGGGAAAGTGGACCGAGGCTGAACATGCAGTTAAAGTTATTTCCTAGTAATGTCAGTGTTTTCAATGTAAGTGAAATCTTGAGACTCAGAGGCATCCTAGCTGGATGGGAGATTACACTTTCAGATGTTTTTGGACCATATGAGCTCCTTAACTTCACATTGGGATCTTATGCAAGTG ATATTCCAGATGCTTCAGAGTCAGGGTTAAGCAAAAATGCTATGGTAGGCATCTTGGTGGGTGCTGTTGCTGGTGCCATTGCTGTATCTGTAGCTGTTACAGTACTTATCATGAGAAGATATCGTGGTTATCGAGCCATTTCAAGAAAACGATCAT CAATGAGAACTTCAATTAAAATCAATGATGTAAAATGCTTTACGTTTGAAGACATGGCTCGAGCCACAAGCAATTTCAGCAACTCCACGCAAGTAGGCCAAGGAGGGTATGGAAAAGTATATAGAGGAACTTTAGTCGATGGAACACCTGTAGCCATAAAAAGAGCACAAGAAGGATCTGTACAAGGTTCAAAGGAGTTCTCAACAGAGATAGAGTTATTGTCAAGGTTGCATCACCGTAATTTAGTTTCTTTAGTTGGATACTGCGATGAACAAGATGAACAG aTGCTGGTCTATGAGTTCATGCCTAATGGCACTCTGCGTGATCACCTTTCTG CTAAATGTACAGAACCTCTGAGTTTTTCTAAGCGGTTGCACATTGCACTGGGTTCTGCTAGGGGCATCTTGTATCTACATAGTGAAGCAAATCCTCCAATTTTTCATCGTGATATTAAAGCAAGCAATATATTATTAGACTTCAAATTTGTTGCTAAAGTAGCTGATTTTGGTCTCTCGCGACTGGCCCCTGGACATGACGCTGAAGGCATCACCCCTGGTCATATTTCAACTGTAGTAAAGGGCACTCCA GGATACCTTGATCCGGAGTATCTTCTAACTCACAAGTTGACAGATAGAAGTGATGTCTATAGTCTTGGGGTTGTATTTTTGGAACTCTTGACTGGGATGCGTCCAATTTCTCATGGCAAAAACATAGTTAGAGAG GTGAAAACTGCCTGTCAATGTGGATTGATGTTCTCAATCATTGACAGCCGCATGAATGCTTACCCTTCGGAATGCATGGAGAAATTTATTTCTTTGGCTCTTGGATGTTGCCACGATGAGACTGATGTGAGACCGTCGATGTCTGAAGTAGTTAGGGAGTTGGAAAACATACTTCACATGATGCCTGAGGATGCTACATCAGAAGATCTGGTAACAGATTCTAGCAAGATAGTCTCAGTCTCATTTGTATCATCAGAAAGCTCAGGTGCAGATCACCTTGTCAGCAGTGGAATCCCTGCTGTTGCGGCCCGATGA